One window from the genome of Cryobacterium sp. GrIS_2_6 encodes:
- a CDS encoding MFS transporter → MFLRRVFYRWQFLAVLVLPAWLLIGASLFKSSGWAVLGSFFGGIVLGLGLLAVALIFFARTEVRLERAVSWRDVGVLTLWHALIVASGFTAGASWLPFLVVLVGLAAFWFAIWELFASARSRMQAMIVLIEETARGGAPSGPTAGEHPSPIGFEPTPHPSVIVVREKPKDT, encoded by the coding sequence GTGTTCCTACGCAGGGTCTTCTATCGCTGGCAATTCCTTGCCGTGCTCGTGCTTCCGGCGTGGCTTCTGATCGGCGCGTCCCTCTTCAAGTCGAGCGGATGGGCCGTGCTCGGCAGCTTCTTCGGCGGCATCGTGCTCGGCCTCGGCCTGCTGGCCGTCGCCCTGATCTTCTTCGCCCGCACCGAGGTACGGTTGGAGCGGGCTGTGTCCTGGCGTGACGTCGGCGTGCTTACTCTGTGGCACGCCCTGATCGTGGCCTCCGGCTTCACGGCGGGTGCGAGCTGGCTGCCGTTCCTGGTCGTGCTCGTTGGGCTCGCGGCCTTCTGGTTCGCCATCTGGGAGCTCTTCGCGAGTGCCAGGAGCCGGATGCAGGCGATGATCGTGCTGATCGAAGAGACCGCAAGAGGTGGCGCCCCGTCCGGACCGACCGCGGGGGAGCATCCGTCGCCCATCGGCTTCGAACCCACCCCACACCCGTCG